The DNA segment atgtgtacaaatacacacttcctcCTTGTATGCGAACAATGTATAAAAAACAATTACTTTctaattttttttctccctctgcagaagacggTGATGCCTTTGGAGATGGCAGCACGCAGtgcggcgccacctcggagagtctgcgtaTGGACGCCCCTGGCCACTACCACATGTCCAATCACAACAGGGAGCTGAAAATCCTGAGCGTCtatggaaaaggggagggcccactggcagtggaaggccatgacaccctctttacCACGTCAGAaatggaggccctgaactcgctctCTGCGGACCACTGCGTGGCCACGAGCCTGGACCGCGGCAAGCGATTGGTCTGCCGCATGGAGCTgggtgtgcaggttggaaatcatcttctcattcaccttccaaaagagaggcttcctctgttacaactccagcacacacccatagaaagcgcacacctttatgattcaatgtgtCGTTGGTGGGGattaacaactattctgtgcaaatgaaagtgTTGTCTTGTCTGTGTTTCCTTccttatgtggaaagcagcagccCCCTggcaccatttcaatcaaggttgaagaggatattagTGGAGGCAAGTtggtaatacacattgcatctatgcaggCGAACaacctggatcaactgagaatgtactagTTTTTACcggcgctaaaaagcctggtcctcttttcaaaagcatcatgaccagcgcccttcTAACACACGAGTCAAATTTGGTAGTTTAATTTCAAAGATGGAGTCAGCCAAGAGGGTTTCAAGACGGAGGCCACATGAGGTGGTTTATCATTCTCTAACATCAATGCAttcaacatgtataaatgttggctgatcagcttacagggaaggacacgttgttgctttttattatcaaaataaaataattgcgctTGTCTCACATGCTTTGttgtgctcagatcattttgcgctggtgttcctTCAGGGTCTTCCACCTGGTCACCCGCTTGAGCTTTGGGTCTAGGGAGGAgttacatgcacatacatttcAATAGTTTCTTTCAcctgtacaaatacacacttcctccttttatgcaaataatgtatcaaaacaatgactgtctttttttttttctccctctgcagaagacggCGCCGCCTCcgagagtctgcgtgtggacgccgctggctcctcccacatgtccggTCACGGCGAGGAACTGaagatcctgagcgtctacggaaaaggggagggcccactggcggtgggtggccatgacaccctcttcacagGGTCCGAAGCGGAGGCCCCGagctcgctgtctgcggaccacagcgtggccaagagcctggactGTGGTGAGCGGCTCATTAAgcgtgaggagctgactgggcatcggGGCGGCCGCAAGAGCCGGCCCGATGTCTTGTGTCGCAAGATTCTTCCCAACAACGCCAAGATGATCGACAACATGCGTCACCACTCCGACGAGAAGCCGTACGGGTGTGAACAATGTGTGGAGGTCTTCGGAGACCACTCCAAACTAATgctccacatgaggactcacaccagCGAgatgccctacaagtgtgaccaatgcgcgAAGAGCTTCGAAGTCCACTCCAGCCTGAAGAGACACATGatgactcacaccggggagaagccctacaagtgtgtcCAATGCGTGAAGTGCTATGCTGATCGCTACAATCTAAAGCTCCACATGACGACTCACACCACCGACGGCAAGAAGCCCTTCAGGtgcgaccaatgcatgaagtgcttcgGATATAGCACCAGCCTGATgcgccacatgaggactcacaacATCGAgatgccctacaagtgtgaccaatgcttGAAGGGCTTTGTAGACCGCTCCAGCCTAAAGATCCACATGatgactcacaccggcgagaagccctataAGTGTGAACAATGCTTGAAGTACTTCAGAGTCCGCTTCACCCTaaagagccacatgaggactcacactggggagaagccctacaagtgtcaCCAATGCTTGAAGTGCTACAGAGAATACTCCACCCTaaagagccacatgaggactcacaccggggagaagccctacaagtgtgaccaatgcgggAAGGGCTTCGGAGCCCGCTCCAacctgaagcgccacatgaggactcacaacGGCGAGAAGCTCACAATTGGGACCAATGCGTGTAGTGCTTCAGAGAGAGCTTCAAGCTGAAGACCCACaagaggactcacaccggggagaagccctgtaTGCATTTGCAGTGCAGAGCCAGCTGCATTGACCCAAGCAATTTGGGTGTGCACATTTTTTATCATGATTAAAGATGCTTTCCAACTTTGATTTGCTTTGTATATATTGTTAATAACAGATGTCTGTATGTGATGAAGAATAACTTCCTTGACGCACAATGTTGTTGGTCAAAAGCTTTTacttaaaacaaacaataccacaacagtcgattcacttgcacaactcaagcctcctTCCAGTCTAGAACTCGGGCCCCCTTAAGGAGCACCGGAATGGGTGAGGCTCAATTAatctatgagccacagctgcagactattacagggccaacagtcagacagacagaaacatgtgcatcttttaaaacGTGGTTTAACACTGAAGATGCCATTCATATCTTCACAGCAGCAAACTTGCCAAGTATACATTCAATGAGACAATGGGTGTACATGATTCTTATCGGAAACTTTCACATCGTGGGTTAATACAAGGGTGAGGGGATTTGACCATCATGGAGAgtagagctgtgttcgaaatcgttccctatcatggatgtagtgcactaaatagggtgcacgccattttgtagggtgttcgaattctcagtggtccactatatagggcactatatagtagacttaaaatagggtacatacgatgttccctacacgttactcccgtataccacaatgcaatgcggttgtatttttccaggggagaagaagaagctgaataaccgcgaaaacgaatacatttaatgatggagtctccggcttgtgtttagaaatgtcaacaatttatttgggatttaacatagaatatttaacattcaaaattaatttgaaaaaactcgaacaaggaaatgtaacattcaacattaatacaacctccagcccgGTTTGTTTAGATGATGTCGGC comes from the Gadus chalcogrammus isolate NIFS_2021 chromosome 6, NIFS_Gcha_1.0, whole genome shotgun sequence genome and includes:
- the LOC130384453 gene encoding zinc finger protein 226-like isoform X1, giving the protein MQLHFKSEEDGDAFGDGSTQCGATSESLRMDAPGHYHMSNHNRELKILSVYGKGEGPLAVEGHDTLFTTSEMEALNSLSADHCVATSLDRGKRLVCRMELGVQQQPPGTISIKVEEDISGEDGAASESLRVDAAGSSHMSGHGEELKILSVYGKGEGPLAVGGHDTLFTGSEAEAPSSLSADHSVAKSLDCGERLIKREELTGHRGGRKSRPDVLCRKILPNNAKMIDNMRHHSDEKPYGCEQCVEVFGDHSKLMLHMRTHTSEMPYKCDQCAKSFEVHSSLKRHMMTHTGEKPYKCVQCVKCYADRYNLKLHMTTHTTDGKKPFRCDQCMKCFGYSTSLMRHMRTHNIEMPYKCDQCLKGFVDRSSLKIHMMTHTGEKPYKCEQCLKYFRVRFTLKSHMRTHTGEKPYKCHQCLKCYREYSTLKSHMRTHTGEKPYKCDQCGKGFGARSNLKRHMRTHNGEKLTIGTNACSASERASS
- the LOC130384453 gene encoding zinc finger protein 431-like isoform X2, producing MQLHFKSEEDGDAFGDGSTQCGATSESLRMDAPGHYHMSNHNRELKILSVYGKGEGPLAVEGHDTLFTTSEMEALNSLSADHCVATSLDRGKRLVCRMELGVQQPPGTISIKVEEDISGEDGAASESLRVDAAGSSHMSGHGEELKILSVYGKGEGPLAVGGHDTLFTGSEAEAPSSLSADHSVAKSLDCGERLIKREELTGHRGGRKSRPDVLCRKILPNNAKMIDNMRHHSDEKPYGCEQCVEVFGDHSKLMLHMRTHTSEMPYKCDQCAKSFEVHSSLKRHMMTHTGEKPYKCVQCVKCYADRYNLKLHMTTHTTDGKKPFRCDQCMKCFGYSTSLMRHMRTHNIEMPYKCDQCLKGFVDRSSLKIHMMTHTGEKPYKCEQCLKYFRVRFTLKSHMRTHTGEKPYKCHQCLKCYREYSTLKSHMRTHTGEKPYKCDQCGKGFGARSNLKRHMRTHNGEKLTIGTNACSASERASS